The Pristiophorus japonicus isolate sPriJap1 unplaced genomic scaffold, sPriJap1.hap1 HAP1_SCAFFOLD_42, whole genome shotgun sequence genome includes a region encoding these proteins:
- the LOC139250757 gene encoding probable G-protein coupled receptor 139: LLLRIRYAFRIIQYIYFPVLAGVGFTVNILTIVILPRGKCGLSRCVTRYLVAMAVTDLLVIILDLILRHIPILYQKELHFVRSIHVCNIHAVLLHAATDCSVWFTVSFTFDRFVAICCQKLKTKYCTERTAAVVLGTVTLLSGFKNIFWYFMLTGFYILDNMPWFCYITEDVLNSPVWGAITFLHYILTPCIPFALILLLNTVTARHIILASRARRQLLGASSGECLSDPEMASRRNSIILLFVISGNFILLWAVLMVNSIWTHMYFLGYDSVYIPIYVMDVGIMLQLLSCCTNTAIYAVTQTKFRQQLKNVGKYPFTLILKLIKR; the protein is encoded by the exons acatttactttcccgtccttgctggtgttggttttactg TTAACatcctgacgattgtgatcctgcctcgtggaaagtgcggtctctccagatgtgtcactcgctatctggtggccatggcagtgacagatctcctggtcattatcctcgacctgatactgaggcacattccgattcttTACCAGAAAGAGCTCCATTTCGTGCGGTCCATCCATGTGTGTAATATTCACgccgtcttacttcacgcagccacagattgttctgtctggttcaccgtcagtttcacctttgatcgctttgtggccatttgttgccagaaactgaaaactaaatattgcaccgagagaacggcggctgtggttctgggaaccgtgactttgctgagcgggttcaagaacattttctggtattttatgttgacAGGTTTCTATATACTTGACAACATGCCCTGGTTTTGCTATATAACAGAAGATGTTCTGAATTCACCGGTCTGGGGAGCAATCAcattccttcattatattctcaccccatgtatcccatttgctctgattctgctgctcaatactgtcaccgccaggcatattatattggccagcagagcccgcaggcaactcctgggtgccagcagtggggagtgtctcagtgacccagagatggcgagccgcaggaattccatcattttactgtttgttatctccggcaatttcatcctgttgtgggCGGTGCTTATGGTGAATTCTATCTGGACCCACATGTACTTTTTGGggtatgattctgtatatatacctatttatgtaatggacgttggaataatgctgcagctgctgagttgctgcacaaacacggcaatttatgccgtgacccagactaagttcagacagcagttgaagaatgtagggaaatatcccttcacactgattctgaaattaattaaACGATGA